A region from the Aphis gossypii isolate Hap1 chromosome 1, ASM2018417v2, whole genome shotgun sequence genome encodes:
- the LOC114129828 gene encoding uncharacterized protein LOC114129828, with protein sequence MECVEVTEFDSDTQTEEQTELLDVMVLKTCGQLVFDLLRRCRNNDEPSTDCDSCDTISSSIGTADNCASSNNSIRSIGETYLNVMMDRAFDIIYDAMSHDLEKAERHYQVPPKLQLYNELRSFVHYYKLHQINRYVFGDEPYRDWGLHTTDALTKVREWRLKFIDESKVPNGLMESYKIAIAKNKLHPFDVAMVAFAVFGFLLGYDSVTDYNILYMFRKIEDIYKPLTFQYVHNSVLRNIRFFLVDYASAEDKTFFESLAENADIIAMFNWIFDLIAEHPEAVDKFTVNLFSDVQSAVSLNYDVNGKKITPSYKIKLQIFYRWVTKEFFDLLSGKLRDRMSLLDHHIKQCLCCLSERSWLTLFENVYVYALKYFTSILNEYNCPEHVLRTFLDMWNDETLKDIIRFCVNKQIVDNAYLMNRDSSTDSNESLGSS encoded by the exons ATGGAGTGCGTCGAGGTGACGGAATTCGATTCAGACACCCAAACCGAGGAGCAGACGGAGCTTTTAGATGTGATGGTGCTTAAGACTTGCGGACAATTGGTGTTCGACTTGTTAAGGAGGTGCAGAAACAACGACGAGCCGTCAACAGACTGTGACAGCTGCGATACGATATCATCGTCGATCGGCACCGCAGACAATTGCGCGTCGTCGAATAATAGCATTAGAAGCATTGGAGAGACGTACCTCAATGTGATGATGGACCGCGCATTTGACATTATTTACGATGCGATGTCACACGATCTGGAAAAAGCCGAACGACATTATCAGGTGCCACCAAAACTTCAGCTGTACAATGAGCTGCGCAGTTTCGTGCACTATTATAAGTTACATCAAATCAACAG ATATGTTTTTGGAGATGAACCATACCGGGATTGGGGACTACACACTACGGATGCACTGACAAAGGTCCGAGAATGGCGTCTAAAATTTATCGATGAATCTAAAGTACCCAATGGTTTGATGGAATCTTACAAAATTGCAATTGCTAAAAACAAACTGCATCCATTTGATGTTGCAATGGTCGCATTTGccgtttttggttttttact aGGATACGATAGCGTTACTGATTACAACATTTTGTATATGTTTCGCAAAATTGAAGACATTTACAAACCGCTAACTTTTCAATATGTTCATAATTCCGTGCTGCGAAACATTAGGTTTTTTTTGGTAGATTACGCTTCAGCAgaagataaaacattttttgaatctTTGGCTGAAAATGCAGATATCATAGCTATGTTTAATtggatatttgatttaatagcTGAGCATCCCGAGGCCGTCGATAAATTTACTGTAAACCTATTCTCTGACGTCCAAAGTGCTGTAAGTCTAAATTACGACgtcaatggaaaaaaaataactcccagctataaaattaagttacaaatattttatcgatggGTTACAAAGGAATTTTTCGATTTGCtgag tggtAAACTTCGAGATCGAATGTCATTATTGGATCACCACATCAAACAATGCCTATGCTGTTTAAGTGAAAGATCCTGGTTGACATTATTTGAAAACGTCTATGTGTAcgcattgaaatatttcacaTCGATCCTCAATGAATACAATTGTCCCGAACACGTGTTGCGGACTTTCCTTGATATGTGGAACGACGAAACGTTAAAGGATATTATCAggttttgtgtaaataaaCAGATTGTTGACAACGCCTATCTAATGAATCGTGATAGCTCTACGGATTCGAACGAGAGCCTTGGATCGTCTTAG
- the LOC114129829 gene encoding uncharacterized protein LOC114129829: MFFMKLLFIIFIGKYFENVIFAAYNPLLTYTIRFQKLTFKPNITGNYTIDKYKENEFVNGYVAINSSEIIDKLVVLFHRCNPEGVNCEYFQSWELTDLCPKLRDKNQLWSSWYGSLDPQPNCPVTKVNSYIRNGTIDFAKAVRWYPDCVNYQWKVIQKFYAGERYFGSYSFDLSVFSYRKRNIKKSKQ, from the exons atgtttttcatgaagttactttttattatttttattggtaaataCTTTGAAAACGTAATATTTGCTGca TACAATCCATTACTAACTTATACGATACGATTTCAAAAATTGACATTTAAACCCAACATAACTGGAAATTATACGATTGacaaatataaagaaaacgaATTCGTTAATGGATATGTTGCAATTAATTCGTCAGAAATAATAGACAAG cttgTCGTATTGTTTCATCGCTGTAATCCAGAAGGTGTAAACTGTGAATATTTCCAATCATGGGAATTAACCGATCTTTGCCCTAAATTAAgggataaaaatcaattatggtCCAGTTGGTATGGATCACTTGACCCACAACCAAATTGTCCAGTAACAAAA gtgaATTCATATATAAGAAATGGCACTATTGATTTTGCCAAAGCGGTTCGATGGTATCCAGATTGTGTTAACTATCAATGGAAAGTGATACAAAAGTTTTATGCCGGTGAACGTTACTTTGGTAGTTACTCCTTTGATCTATCAGTGTTTAGCTACAGAaaaagaaacataaaaaaatcaaaacaataa